In a single window of the Acinetobacter tibetensis genome:
- a CDS encoding nuclear transport factor 2 family protein, translating to MDDKVNLAKILSRLEQLEAHNAIRNCLNRYMEICDELNPKTNLDELMGLFDAECIWEGIGEKYTKSFGRYDSWQAIYNMFKSYTQTESHFVMNAHFVSSEQIEVQQQYATATWLMLQTSTFRDGRSHLNSAKLKVKFAQQTDGSWKIKHFQTQNIFSRPVTNWQSDAELPVPTQN from the coding sequence ATGGATGACAAGGTGAATTTGGCAAAAATTCTCTCACGTTTAGAACAGTTGGAAGCACATAACGCCATCCGTAACTGTCTCAATCGTTATATGGAAATTTGTGATGAGTTGAATCCGAAGACCAATTTAGATGAGCTGATGGGGCTTTTTGATGCGGAGTGTATTTGGGAAGGCATTGGGGAAAAGTACACCAAATCTTTTGGGCGATATGATTCTTGGCAAGCCATTTACAACATGTTCAAAAGTTATACCCAAACAGAATCTCACTTTGTCATGAATGCTCACTTTGTCAGTTCGGAGCAAATTGAAGTACAGCAACAGTATGCCACGGCGACTTGGCTGATGTTGCAAACCTCCACTTTCCGCGATGGACGCAGTCATTTGAATAGCGCCAAGCTGAAGGTGAAATTTGCGCAACAAACGGACGGCAGTTGGAAAATCAAGCATTTTCAAACCCAGAATATTTTTAGCCGACCAGTGACAAATTGGCAGAGTGACGCTGAATTACCTGTCCCGACCCAGAATTAA